The nucleotide sequence GATGGGTTTCGTGAGATTTACTAGTCTAGAATGTGTTTGAAGAATTAAGTTGCTTAAGGTGTTTTGTGAATGTACTGAATGGGCGATTAAACTGGGGTTTAGCTTATGGTTCCTCAATTTCCTGGAACTCTCTTTTAGGTGGGATGGCTCCATGGTACCAGGAACAGCTGCCATCATTCCTCTTAACGCAGGTGTAGTACTTCGCCTGGTTACCCTGATGGGTGCCCTCCAGCACCCAGTCAATCCAAAGACACCCGGCGGTTTCATTAATGGAACAGGGGATTGATTGACATGGGACGATCTGCATAAAGACAAAAGACCAGACAGAAGAGAAAAGCTGTGAGAAGGAGCAAACAGAAGAGGCACGGGAGAAAAACTACAGGGAAATTATTCATAAGTTGTGTCAACAACATTGTCAACATTACAGTCAATTCAAAGTAGCCAAAAACTACTTTTTTTTGTGTttcccagaagaaagaaagtcacccAAGTTTGCAAAGACGTAAGAGTGATTAAACGATGACCGAATGAATGAAGATCTAATAATCACACAgtaaaaaacacagttttatttAGCATTAGATTACTTTTCTAATgttttgatattattttatataaatctatcatttttcaaatgtttaatttattctgTTACTGAAAACTTAAATCACTGTTTAATCTGTCCTCGATTTAATTACTgggtcttgaataattacttcaaTGTTTCTTTTGTAAATGTGGCTTCAAGCTTTTAAAGcatatttgcttatttatttaccAGTGCAACACCAAGTTAACATAGAACTGTTTATGAAGCTTTTTTCctcttgttttgctttttatttcacttttaccATTTAGAAAATGAACGGGCTAAATCCTTTTTGTATGCTCTAAATTGTTTTTACCTTTTTaacaggatttatttatttatttatttattgcaataatAACACAGTGCTGTTTAGTATATAATGTGTTAGTTGCATCCACTTGAGGATTTAGGACTTTTTGATACATATTTTTGATTTACAACTTCCATTTCTTTATGTTTATTGCTTTTTTCAAATGAACAGAAGCAAAGAACATTTTGTTAGAACCTTTATCCAATTACATGTAACTTTGTTTAATAGCCTTATCCTcaggttttgtaaatcactgaaatattttTATTCTTCAAAATCGTGAAAGAATCGTGATCCTTTTTTCTTCAAAATCAAGAAAGAATCGTGATCCTTATTCTTCAAAATCGTGAAAGAATCGTGATCCTTTTTTCTTCAAAATCAAGAAAGAATCGTGATCCTTATTCTTCAAAATCAAGATAGAATCGTGTTCCTTATTCTTCAAAATCGAGAAAGAATCGGGATCCTTATTTTTCTAAATCGAGAAAGAATCGGGATCCTTATTCTTCTAAATCGAGAAAGAATCGGGATCCTTATTCTTCTAAATCGAGAAAGAATCGTGATCCTTATTCTTCAAAATCGAGAAAGAATCGGGAtccttttttctttaaaatcgAGAAAGAATCGTGATCCTTTTTTCTTCAAAATCAAGAAAGAATCGTGATCCTTATTCTTCAAAATCAAGAAAGAATCGTGATCCTTATTCTTCAAAATCGAGAAAGAATCGGGATCCTTATTTTTCTAAATCGAGAAAGAATCGGGATCCTTATTCTTCTAAATCGAGAAAGAATCGTGATCCTTATTCTTCAAAATCGAGAAAGAATCGGGAtccttttttctttaaaatcgAGAAAGAATCGGGAtccttttttctttaaaatcgAGAAAGAATCGTGATCATTATTCTTAAAATCGAGAAAGAATCGTGATCCTTTTTCTTCAAAATCGAGAAAGAAACTCTTTATTCTTCTAAATCGAGAAAGAATCGGGATCTTTATTCTAAGCAAAAAAAATTTGATTCTAAATTCATCCAGAATCGTGCAGCTCTAGTATATACTGAAGTGAACTGAAGTATAATTACTCAAGTATTTTAAACGCCTGGAAAAGTGAAAGAAATAGTCATACCTTGCACTCGCATCCCATCTGGTAGCGCTCACCCAAATTCTTTTTCTGTGTTAGACTGAGTGACTCCCAAGATTCAATGTAGTCACAAAGATTTACACCCAATGTGCCATTTGAATCCAGATTACCTGTACGGAGCAATGAGAATGAGATTCTACTGTATGGAGAAACAAACGTAGGAGCTTTTTCTGGATACTATTCTCTATTTTAAGTGTATTCCTTCTTTACCTGTGATCAGGTATTCCTTTTTGCCATCGCTCTCAAGATTGACCCCACACAATGAGGAGGGGCCGGTGAAGATGGCATCAATCTGTTGATCGGGGCCCTTAAACATCTAGTGAAAGAAGATGGTGTGAAGAGGTCAATAAATAGTACACTCATGACTTCCGAGCCATATATAATGGTAAACGTATGCTGCGTTCACATCATGTTGGAATTACCGCAATTACGAGTTTCCAACATGTAAAACAATCCAAATGAAAGCTGCTTCAGCAGTTAAAAGTAGTTAGGTAGATAATTCGATGA is from Xyrauchen texanus isolate HMW12.3.18 chromosome 8, RBS_HiC_50CHRs, whole genome shotgun sequence and encodes:
- the LOC127647432 gene encoding metalloproteinase inhibitor 2-like, with protein sequence MEMMRSSSVCLLLLVLCGAREFAEACSCSSAHPQQAYCNADVVIRATVIGHQQMVAGTDTDGNLIKMIKYDIKQTKMFKGPDQQIDAIFTGPSSLCGVNLESDGKKEYLITGNLDSNGTLGVNLCDYIESWESLSLTQKKNLGERYQMGCECKIVPCQSIPCSINETAGCLWIDWVLEGTHQGNQAKYYTCVKRNDGSCSWYHGAIPPKREFQEIEEP